From the genome of Acidobacteriota bacterium, one region includes:
- a CDS encoding PEP/pyruvate-binding domain-containing protein produces the protein MKEQDGGGKAQTLFSTLHERAKELSCLYRIEEILSHYDLPLEEVFRYVIAAVPTGWQYPEYVQAQIIHGTEVFESQDYVETLYSQCAEIRVQDAPVGRLCVSYREPVPEADDGPFLKGETKLLHTIAERIGHFILHQRLRHMFEERQEPGEEKPGWNLALDLLRNTDPKLFIRVSRKMMNYLAWRGVPAAKNLLQRFGEDRESTGVFSESNLPQRRDSLGRFFELSEETFRIAAANLTEEEIFDRIQKWIGEERSYSAVKSMENVYATLSEVIESMQHCQRLMPRGVVLPRSKTNSVRVSLIRRFFNEQLEYINIAKKYLSIEDFFGLTERLIYPPGSHGKLGGKSAGLFLASRILRQSARRVKAVGEIKTPKTWYITSDGIIYFQHYNNLEEVSEQKYKDIDIIRQEYPHIVQLFKNSTFPQEIVKGLSVALDDFGDVPLIVRSSSLLEDRLGTAFAGKYKSLFLANQGDKEKRLEALLDAVAEVYASIFNPDPIAYRAERGLLDFYEEMGIMIQEVVGRRVGRYFFPAFAGVAFSRNEFRWSPRIGREDGLLRIVPGLGTRAVDRVSDDYPVLIAPSKPNLKVNVSIEDVLRYSPRRIDVIDLENNAFVTLDIKTLLKEVGHAFPAASRVFSIHRDGILQKPMGLATNLGAGDAVATFDGLIAGTPFVSKVDAILKTLEAALGVPVDIEFASDGDNFYLLQCRPQSFSSDDAAMDIPAHIPDESVLFTAGKFVSNGSVPDITHIVYVDPGKYGDIGAFSDLLAVGQAVGKLNKLLPRKKFILMGPGRWGSRGDVKLGVRVTYSDISNTALLVEVARKKGNYVPDVSFGTHFFQDLVESGIRYLPLYPDDDGVRFNETFLLGSANILEEILPEFAALSDTLRVIDVPASEEGRVLRVLMNAEREQAVGMFVDPTCPRRMLAGAGTSVIEERKEHSRWRMHMAEEMARRADAEAMGIKALYVFGSTCNGTAGPNSDINLIVRFQGDARRRQALESWLQGWSQSLAEANAYRTGFRSEGLLDVHILNDEDLASGKNEFAAKIQGTSDPARELPLGGSAVC, from the coding sequence ATGAAAGAACAGGACGGCGGCGGAAAGGCCCAAACGCTCTTTTCCACTCTCCACGAGAGGGCCAAGGAGCTGAGCTGCCTCTATCGGATCGAGGAGATTCTCAGTCATTACGACCTGCCCCTTGAGGAAGTGTTCCGCTACGTCATCGCGGCCGTCCCGACGGGCTGGCAGTATCCGGAATACGTCCAGGCCCAGATCATTCACGGAACGGAAGTCTTCGAGTCTCAAGATTATGTGGAAACGCTCTATTCGCAGTGCGCGGAGATCCGCGTCCAGGATGCCCCTGTCGGGCGGCTCTGCGTTTCCTACCGGGAGCCTGTCCCCGAGGCCGATGACGGTCCGTTTCTCAAGGGAGAAACGAAGCTTCTTCATACGATCGCCGAACGCATCGGCCATTTCATCCTCCATCAGAGGCTCAGACACATGTTCGAGGAGCGGCAGGAGCCGGGGGAGGAGAAACCCGGCTGGAATCTGGCTCTCGATCTCCTGCGCAATACAGATCCGAAGCTTTTCATCCGCGTTTCGCGCAAGATGATGAACTACCTGGCCTGGCGGGGCGTCCCCGCAGCCAAAAATCTTCTCCAGCGTTTCGGCGAAGACCGCGAGAGCACCGGCGTTTTCAGCGAATCCAACCTGCCGCAGAGGCGGGATTCGCTCGGCCGGTTTTTCGAGTTGAGCGAGGAGACGTTCCGCATCGCCGCAGCCAACCTGACGGAGGAGGAAATCTTCGACCGCATCCAGAAGTGGATCGGCGAAGAACGCTCCTACAGCGCCGTTAAGTCCATGGAGAACGTCTACGCGACCCTGAGCGAAGTCATCGAGTCCATGCAGCATTGCCAGCGTTTGATGCCCCGGGGGGTGGTTCTGCCGAGATCGAAGACCAACAGCGTCCGTGTTTCCCTGATCCGCCGGTTTTTCAACGAGCAGCTCGAGTACATCAACATCGCCAAGAAATACCTGTCGATCGAGGATTTCTTCGGGCTCACCGAACGCCTGATCTATCCGCCGGGAAGCCACGGCAAACTCGGCGGGAAAAGCGCCGGACTGTTTCTGGCTTCAAGGATTCTTCGCCAGTCCGCGCGCCGGGTCAAGGCCGTCGGAGAGATCAAGACGCCCAAAACCTGGTACATCACATCAGACGGGATCATTTATTTCCAGCACTACAACAACCTCGAGGAAGTCTCCGAACAGAAGTACAAGGACATCGATATCATCCGCCAGGAATACCCCCATATCGTCCAATTGTTCAAAAACTCGACCTTCCCCCAGGAAATCGTCAAGGGCCTGTCCGTCGCTCTCGACGATTTCGGAGATGTCCCGCTCATCGTCCGGAGCTCGAGCCTGCTCGAGGACCGTCTGGGGACGGCTTTCGCCGGAAAGTACAAAAGCCTCTTCCTGGCCAATCAGGGTGACAAGGAGAAGCGCCTCGAGGCGCTTCTCGACGCCGTTGCCGAGGTCTATGCCTCGATTTTCAATCCCGATCCGATCGCCTATCGGGCCGAGCGCGGCCTTCTCGATTTCTACGAAGAGATGGGCATCATGATCCAGGAGGTCGTCGGCCGTCGCGTGGGCCGGTATTTTTTCCCGGCCTTCGCCGGCGTGGCTTTCAGCCGCAACGAGTTCCGCTGGTCGCCGCGCATCGGCCGGGAGGACGGGCTGTTGCGCATCGTTCCGGGCCTGGGCACGCGGGCGGTGGACCGGGTGAGCGACGATTACCCGGTGTTGATCGCGCCGAGCAAGCCCAACCTGAAAGTCAATGTTTCGATCGAGGACGTCCTCCGTTATTCGCCCCGGCGGATCGACGTCATCGATTTGGAAAATAACGCCTTTGTCACGCTCGACATCAAAACCCTGCTCAAGGAAGTGGGCCACGCCTTTCCGGCAGCCTCGCGTGTCTTTTCGATCCATCGTGACGGCATTCTTCAGAAGCCCATGGGTCTGGCCACGAATCTCGGGGCCGGAGACGCCGTGGCCACGTTCGACGGGTTGATTGCGGGAACGCCCTTTGTCTCCAAGGTCGACGCCATCCTTAAAACTCTGGAGGCGGCTCTGGGAGTCCCCGTGGATATTGAATTCGCCTCCGACGGGGACAATTTTTACCTGCTGCAATGCCGGCCCCAGAGCTTTTCGTCCGACGATGCGGCCATGGACATTCCGGCCCATATTCCCGACGAAAGCGTTCTTTTCACGGCCGGAAAATTCGTCTCCAACGGAAGCGTCCCCGACATCACCCACATCGTCTATGTCGATCCCGGAAAATACGGCGACATCGGCGCCTTTTCCGACCTGCTGGCTGTCGGACAGGCCGTCGGCAAGCTCAACAAGCTTCTCCCGCGGAAGAAGTTCATCCTGATGGGGCCGGGACGGTGGGGCAGCCGCGGCGATGTCAAGCTGGGCGTACGGGTGACCTATTCCGATATCAGCAACACGGCCCTGCTGGTCGAGGTGGCGCGAAAAAAAGGCAACTACGTCCCCGATGTCTCTTTCGGAACGCATTTCTTCCAGGACCTCGTCGAATCGGGAATCCGCTATCTCCCGCTCTACCCCGATGACGACGGCGTGCGTTTCAATGAAACCTTCCTTCTGGGGTCGGCCAATATCCTCGAGGAGATTCTGCCGGAATTCGCGGCGCTGTCCGATACCCTCCGGGTCATTGATGTTCCGGCTTCCGAGGAGGGCCGGGTGCTTCGGGTGCTGATGAACGCCGAACGGGAGCAGGCTGTCGGCATGTTTGTCGACCCGACCTGCCCGCGGCGGATGCTGGCCGGGGCGGGAACGTCCGTCATCGAGGAAAGAAAGGAGCATTCCCGATGGCGGATGCACATGGCCGAGGAGATGGCCCGGCGGGCGGACGCTGAAGCCATGGGGATCAAGGCGTTATATGTTTTTGGAAGCACGTGCAACGGCACGGCCGGTCCCAACAGCGATATCAACCTCATTGTTCGATTTCAGGGCGATGCCCGCCGGAGACAGGCGCTGGAGTCGTGGCTTCAGGGTTGGAGCCAGTCCCTGGCCGAAGCCAACGCCTACAGGACCGGGTTTCGCTCCGAAGGCCTGCTCGATGTTCACATCCTCAATGACGAGGACCTGGCTTCAGGAAAGAACGAGTTTGCCGCAAAAATTCAAGGAACGTCCGACCCGGCCCGGGAACTTCCTCTGGGGGGATCCGCCGTCTGCTGA
- a CDS encoding Glu/Leu/Phe/Val dehydrogenase: MADKSFNPFEMAQKQFFAVADLLELDQAARDLLSWPLREYHFSIPVRMDDGSTRVFRGYRCQHNDARGPCKGGIRFHPQETIDTVRALSMWMTWKCAVVDIPLGGGKGGVVCDPHDLSQREQELLCRGWVRQVAKNVGPLTDVPAPDVMTNPQHMLWMLDEYEAIAGAKYPGFITGKPVGMGGSLGRTEATGYGVVYTIREALRELGIAVEDTLTAVQGFGNVAQYAIQLLNKLGSKVICVSCWDQEDQAAYTYRRKSGIQLEELLTVTDRFGGIDKAKAESLGYERLPGEAWIEQEADILIPAALENQINAQTVKKIHSKVKVIAEGANGPTTPEADAVLKQRGIFVIPDFLANAGGVTCSYFEQVQCNQNYFWPKDEVLAKLDQKMTEAFHGVSELARTRKIFMRDAAYVISVSRVANACKDRGWI, translated from the coding sequence ATGGCCGATAAGTCCTTCAATCCGTTCGAGATGGCGCAGAAGCAATTCTTCGCCGTGGCCGACCTTCTCGAACTCGATCAAGCCGCCCGCGACCTGTTGAGCTGGCCGCTGCGCGAATACCATTTCAGCATCCCGGTGCGCATGGACGACGGCAGTACGCGCGTCTTCCGCGGCTATCGCTGCCAGCACAACGACGCCCGCGGGCCGTGCAAGGGCGGCATCCGCTTCCATCCCCAGGAGACCATCGACACCGTCCGGGCCCTCTCCATGTGGATGACCTGGAAATGCGCGGTTGTGGACATTCCTCTCGGCGGCGGCAAGGGCGGTGTCGTCTGCGACCCCCACGATCTCAGCCAGAGAGAGCAGGAACTGCTCTGCCGCGGCTGGGTCCGCCAGGTCGCCAAGAATGTCGGGCCCTTGACCGATGTTCCGGCGCCCGACGTGATGACCAACCCCCAACACATGCTCTGGATGCTTGACGAATACGAAGCCATTGCCGGCGCCAAATATCCCGGATTCATCACCGGCAAGCCGGTCGGAATGGGCGGCTCCCTGGGCCGGACGGAGGCCACGGGATACGGTGTCGTCTACACGATCCGGGAAGCCCTGCGGGAATTGGGCATTGCCGTTGAGGATACCTTGACCGCCGTCCAGGGTTTCGGCAATGTGGCCCAATACGCCATCCAATTGCTGAACAAGCTCGGGAGCAAGGTCATTTGTGTGTCCTGCTGGGATCAGGAAGACCAGGCGGCCTACACCTATCGCCGGAAATCCGGCATCCAGCTCGAGGAACTGCTGACCGTCACCGACCGCTTCGGCGGGATCGACAAAGCCAAAGCCGAATCGCTCGGTTATGAGCGTCTTCCGGGCGAAGCCTGGATCGAACAGGAAGCGGACATTCTGATTCCCGCCGCCCTGGAAAACCAGATCAACGCCCAGACCGTGAAGAAAATCCACTCCAAGGTCAAGGTCATCGCCGAAGGCGCCAACGGTCCGACAACGCCGGAAGCCGACGCCGTTCTGAAACAACGCGGCATCTTTGTCATTCCGGACTTCCTGGCCAATGCCGGCGGTGTGACCTGCAGCTATTTTGAGCAGGTCCAGTGCAACCAGAATTATTTCTGGCCCAAGGACGAAGTTTTGGCCAAGCTCGACCAGAAGATGACCGAGGCCTTCCACGGCGTTTCCGAGCTGGCCCGCACGCGGAAGATTTTCATGCGCGACGCCGCTTACGTCATTTCGGTCAGCCGGGTGGCCAACGCCTGCAAGGACCGGGGCTGGATCTGA
- a CDS encoding sulfatase-like hydrolase/transferase, with the protein MKDPEPFFSRMRPAIFLGALCCLFLWGCKIGKKPENFLLITLDTQRADTIGAYNPGSAHTPALDGLAAEGMLFEDCWSLIPITLPSHASLFFSEPPHKVKNYNNGQVIRKHRSRPSVVNLFRKNGLLTAGFVSLGVMGRQFGLDEGFDVYEDQFPQGRWYLTAGEVNERVIPWLRENGRRNFFLWVHYSDPHDPYAPPDTPDDLRVFLNGEPVGSYCLSKYITYDLDLPLRKGRNEIIFEVDNPWEPNPDRFSARLDRMLFDPDPESGEIALDYFRGWFIRRDEGVFFFKDRSVLFVDSADKPRDMTLTIRGKLLLPIEGVRDLYRREVEYMDSEIGRLFDTLEDLGLKEKTAVLVVGDHGEGLGERHNTFGDPHIGHIHYLNPIYQKVPLILRVPGSSKRGVHIAETVTLLDVAPTMAAMMGYKGLPHFMGRNLLDLKPGRPTDVFLETYKPEAVADRFSLYRFPWQLIYAPEPNTYELYNILEDPDQRLNRFGDADVPDDIRALTDVLNAAVRDILRHKEDIPVDSKEEEMLRALGYIR; encoded by the coding sequence ATGAAAGACCCGGAGCCGTTTTTCAGCCGGATGCGTCCGGCGATCTTTCTCGGCGCTTTGTGCTGCCTTTTTCTGTGGGGCTGCAAGATCGGAAAAAAGCCCGAGAACTTCCTGCTCATCACTCTGGACACGCAACGGGCCGATACGATCGGCGCCTACAATCCGGGATCCGCGCACACCCCGGCCCTCGACGGTCTGGCCGCCGAAGGGATGCTTTTCGAGGACTGCTGGAGTCTCATCCCCATCACACTTCCCTCCCATGCGTCCCTCTTTTTCTCCGAGCCTCCCCACAAGGTCAAAAACTACAACAACGGCCAGGTGATCCGAAAACACCGCTCCAGGCCTTCGGTCGTCAATCTATTCCGTAAAAACGGTCTGTTGACGGCCGGTTTCGTTTCTTTGGGCGTCATGGGCCGCCAGTTCGGTCTCGACGAGGGTTTCGATGTCTATGAGGATCAGTTTCCCCAAGGGCGCTGGTACCTGACGGCCGGAGAAGTGAACGAGCGCGTCATCCCCTGGCTTCGCGAAAACGGCCGGCGCAATTTCTTCCTGTGGGTGCACTATTCCGATCCCCACGATCCCTACGCTCCTCCCGATACCCCTGACGATCTGAGGGTTTTCCTGAACGGCGAACCTGTCGGGTCCTACTGTCTCAGCAAATACATCACCTATGATCTCGATCTCCCTTTGCGGAAAGGCCGGAATGAAATCATTTTCGAAGTTGACAATCCCTGGGAACCGAATCCCGACAGGTTTTCCGCCCGGCTGGACAGGATGCTCTTCGATCCCGATCCCGAGAGCGGAGAGATCGCTCTGGATTACTTCCGCGGCTGGTTCATCCGCCGCGATGAGGGGGTCTTTTTCTTCAAGGACCGCTCCGTCCTGTTCGTCGACTCCGCGGACAAACCCCGCGACATGACGCTCACGATCCGGGGCAAGCTCCTGTTACCCATCGAAGGCGTCCGCGATCTTTACCGAAGGGAAGTCGAATACATGGACAGCGAAATCGGCCGCCTTTTCGATACCCTGGAGGATCTCGGGCTTAAGGAAAAAACCGCCGTTCTTGTTGTCGGCGATCACGGCGAAGGACTCGGTGAACGCCACAACACTTTCGGAGATCCTCATATCGGGCATATCCATTATCTCAATCCAATTTACCAGAAAGTCCCCCTCATTCTGCGCGTGCCCGGATCATCGAAACGCGGCGTCCACATCGCGGAGACGGTCACCCTGCTGGATGTGGCCCCGACCATGGCCGCCATGATGGGATATAAAGGGCTGCCTCATTTCATGGGCCGGAATCTTCTCGATCTGAAGCCCGGCCGGCCGACCGATGTCTTTCTCGAAACCTACAAACCGGAAGCCGTTGCGGACAGGTTTTCGCTTTATCGATTTCCCTGGCAACTCATTTATGCACCCGAACCGAATACTTATGAGCTCTACAATATTCTGGAGGATCCCGACCAGCGTCTGAACCGTTTCGGCGACGCCGATGTGCCCGACGACATCCGCGCTCTGACGGATGTTCTCAATGCGGCGGTCCGGGATATCCTCAGACACAAAGAAGACATTCCCGTCGATTCCAAGGAAGAAGAGATGTTGAGGGCACTCGGCTATATCCGCTGA
- a CDS encoding SPASM domain-containing protein yields MNRPDDLGASKFPLCREPWESYYILRRGILPCCYGNPILAPMSDYAESWNSSRLQEIRAYLARGELSPYCLESLGCPIVQRILEKKRREGEPSPFLPNRPAVIRMINRMLFGLPKRLYLAVRRERGR; encoded by the coding sequence ATGAATCGACCGGACGATCTCGGCGCTTCGAAATTCCCTCTCTGCCGTGAACCCTGGGAGAGTTATTACATTCTGCGTCGGGGCATTTTGCCCTGTTGTTACGGAAATCCCATCCTGGCTCCGATGTCGGACTATGCGGAATCCTGGAATTCGAGCCGATTGCAGGAGATCCGGGCTTACCTGGCCCGTGGAGAACTCAGCCCCTATTGCCTGGAGAGCCTGGGGTGTCCGATCGTGCAGAGAATTCTGGAAAAAAAACGCAGGGAAGGGGAGCCTTCGCCCTTTCTTCCCAACCGTCCGGCTGTCATCCGGATGATCAATCGCATGCTTTTCGGTCTGCCGAAACGCCTCTATCTGGCCGTCCGCCGCGAACGCGGGCGCTGA
- a CDS encoding radical SAM protein yields MTCGAGWHGEEHDGVRPFRWMTRRAECRMDADLPAGRAFLLMEAGHPFAEPPRPELEIRVDDRKAGARNIEGAFRRYVIPVDIRPDSSIVFELDGDRLIDGDTRRLGVMISDPCLLVPDELDEVFYGEGWHDLEVDEFLPFRWMTHEARVILPPHKPGVPSLLSLSVFSEYLDLSQNLELRLGGRLLGRAALLNKWNYYSFSLDPGEPPYIATWPDETAVSGDAGTGPGDHPRELVLTLSKVLPPGHHGETGREIGARIGPIVLHDDAAWHETFRFFHGNALLNYREMIEGRTELRSFPLTLGIDLYAKCNIHPPCVYCLWDKMKVLEGADIDAVVDKAALEGYGPFFRAARTLVNCSFGEPLLHPGIGDILEFCGRNRKIVELSTNGQAFTERTIAALAGKPVFLYVSLDAATAETYAKIRNDRWDRVLPHLIRLNEARKKAGNLPKIYMVFMPMRVNRGDLEAYFRLCRRIDADALVLRPLLYLVNPDIQADRGGYHFNYADELLGREDLEDVFRDCEAFSRKYGVPVANQFNFGKIEK; encoded by the coding sequence TTGACATGCGGCGCCGGCTGGCACGGCGAAGAGCATGACGGGGTGCGTCCGTTCCGCTGGATGACCCGCCGGGCGGAATGCCGGATGGATGCGGATCTTCCTGCCGGCCGGGCTTTTCTGCTCATGGAAGCCGGGCACCCCTTTGCCGAGCCGCCCCGGCCTGAACTTGAAATCCGTGTCGACGACCGAAAAGCCGGAGCACGAAATATCGAGGGTGCTTTCAGGCGCTATGTCATCCCCGTCGATATCAGGCCGGACAGCTCCATCGTTTTCGAACTTGACGGAGACCGTCTCATCGACGGCGATACCCGGCGGCTGGGGGTCATGATCAGCGACCCTTGTCTTCTCGTTCCCGACGAGCTGGACGAGGTCTTTTACGGCGAAGGCTGGCACGACCTTGAAGTCGATGAATTTCTGCCGTTCCGATGGATGACTCACGAAGCCCGGGTGATCCTTCCTCCCCATAAACCGGGTGTGCCGTCTCTTCTTTCGCTGTCGGTGTTTTCGGAATACCTCGATCTCAGCCAAAACCTGGAACTTCGGCTCGGAGGGCGTCTTCTGGGCCGGGCGGCGCTCCTCAACAAATGGAACTATTATTCTTTTTCGTTGGATCCGGGGGAACCGCCTTATATCGCGACATGGCCGGACGAGACGGCTGTGTCCGGCGACGCCGGAACCGGCCCGGGAGACCATCCCCGAGAGCTCGTCTTGACTCTCTCCAAGGTTTTGCCTCCCGGGCATCACGGGGAAACCGGCCGGGAAATCGGAGCCCGGATCGGACCGATCGTCCTGCACGACGATGCCGCCTGGCATGAAACGTTCCGTTTTTTCCACGGCAACGCCCTCCTCAATTACCGGGAAATGATCGAAGGCCGAACCGAGTTGCGATCCTTTCCGCTCACCCTGGGCATCGATCTCTATGCCAAATGCAACATCCATCCGCCCTGCGTCTATTGCCTTTGGGACAAAATGAAGGTTCTCGAGGGTGCCGATATCGACGCCGTGGTCGACAAGGCGGCTCTGGAGGGTTACGGCCCGTTTTTCCGGGCGGCCCGGACGCTTGTCAACTGTTCCTTCGGCGAGCCCCTGCTTCATCCCGGAATCGGCGATATCCTGGAATTCTGCGGGAGGAACCGGAAAATCGTCGAGTTGTCGACGAATGGACAGGCCTTCACCGAAAGAACCATCGCCGCCCTGGCGGGCAAACCGGTGTTTCTCTACGTCTCGCTCGATGCGGCCACCGCCGAGACCTACGCCAAGATCCGCAATGACCGATGGGACCGGGTTCTGCCCCATCTCATTCGTTTGAATGAAGCCAGAAAAAAGGCCGGGAATCTGCCGAAGATTTATATGGTCTTCATGCCCATGCGCGTCAACCGGGGCGATCTCGAGGCGTACTTCCGTTTGTGCCGCCGCATCGATGCCGACGCTCTCGTCCTGCGGCCGCTGCTGTATCTTGTCAATCCCGACATTCAGGCCGACAGGGGAGGCTATCATTTCAACTACGCCGACGAGCTTCTCGGCCGAGAAGATCTCGAAGACGTCTTCCGGGATTGCGAGGCCTTCTCGCGGAAGTACGGCGTTCCCGTGGCCAATCAGTTCAATTTTGGAAAGATCGAAAAATGA
- the lpdA gene encoding dihydrolipoyl dehydrogenase translates to MTETRDLAIIGGGPGGYLAALRGAQLGRSVVLFEEDRVGGTCINWGCIPTKFLLHQTKILKDVRNNPRLSGPTADIGLNWPEVMKGRRTVVDRLVAGLEFLLKKGKVEIVRARAVIKGDRTILVQSPDGEKTYQAEKIILAAGGRAADLPFLSADGKTAVTSREALEFEDIPKSLIVVGAGAIGLEMGSIYRRAGAEVTVLEILPDIMPGADRESARRLERILKKQGLKIMTQMKIEQADVAGGKAVVKGVNMETGAAFEMEAEKILLAAGRKPNSDGLADAALGIETDRAGAVRVGSGLETGVPGVYAIGDLIGGKLLAHKAYHDALVAVDNAFGAARRTDYTALPMAVFTEPEFASVGMTSEESDEKGVKTQTGIFPLQASGRAMTMDGTDGMIKIVADGEDRVLGGHVIASAAGEMIPVLTLAVARGLKIHDLADLIYIHPTISECLGEAALKAKGEALHILNT, encoded by the coding sequence ATGACCGAAACAAGAGACCTGGCCATTATCGGCGGCGGGCCTGGAGGATATCTCGCCGCCTTGAGGGGCGCCCAGCTCGGCCGATCCGTCGTGCTGTTCGAGGAGGATCGCGTTGGAGGCACCTGCATCAATTGGGGGTGCATTCCGACAAAATTTCTTCTTCACCAGACGAAAATCCTCAAGGACGTGCGGAACAATCCGCGCCTTTCGGGTCCGACCGCGGACATCGGCCTCAACTGGCCGGAGGTCATGAAAGGCCGCCGGACGGTCGTCGACCGTCTCGTCGCCGGTCTTGAGTTTCTTCTGAAAAAAGGCAAGGTCGAGATCGTCCGGGCCCGAGCCGTTATAAAAGGGGACCGGACGATCCTCGTCCAAAGCCCGGACGGAGAAAAGACTTATCAAGCCGAAAAGATCATTCTGGCCGCCGGCGGACGGGCGGCCGATCTGCCGTTTCTCTCCGCCGACGGGAAAACCGCCGTCACAAGCCGCGAAGCGTTGGAGTTCGAGGACATCCCGAAATCCCTCATCGTCGTCGGCGCGGGCGCCATCGGACTCGAGATGGGATCAATCTATCGGAGGGCCGGCGCCGAAGTCACGGTTCTCGAAATCCTGCCCGACATCATGCCGGGTGCCGACAGGGAATCGGCCCGCCGTCTCGAACGCATTCTGAAAAAACAGGGTTTGAAAATCATGACCCAAATGAAGATCGAACAGGCCGATGTCGCCGGCGGCAAGGCGGTTGTCAAGGGCGTCAACATGGAAACCGGTGCGGCCTTCGAGATGGAAGCGGAAAAAATTCTTCTGGCCGCCGGCCGGAAGCCGAACTCGGACGGCTTGGCCGATGCCGCCCTCGGAATCGAGACGGATCGCGCCGGTGCCGTCCGGGTCGGGTCCGGCCTCGAAACGGGCGTCCCGGGCGTCTACGCCATCGGGGATCTCATCGGCGGCAAGCTCCTGGCCCACAAAGCCTATCACGATGCGCTGGTCGCCGTGGACAACGCCTTCGGGGCGGCCCGCCGGACGGATTATACCGCGCTCCCCATGGCTGTTTTCACCGAACCCGAATTCGCCTCGGTCGGGATGACTTCGGAAGAGTCGGACGAAAAGGGCGTCAAAACGCAAACCGGGATCTTTCCTCTGCAGGCTTCCGGAAGGGCCATGACCATGGATGGGACCGACGGGATGATCAAAATCGTGGCCGACGGCGAGGACCGCGTTCTGGGCGGCCATGTCATTGCCTCTGCGGCCGGAGAAATGATTCCGGTTTTAACCCTGGCGGTCGCCCGGGGCTTGAAAATCCACGATCTGGCCGACCTCATCTATATCCATCCGACGATATCCGAATGCCTCGGCGAGGCCGCTCTCAAAGCTAAGGGCGAGGCCCTCCACATCCTCAACACATGA